One Scophthalmus maximus strain ysfricsl-2021 chromosome 9, ASM2237912v1, whole genome shotgun sequence genomic region harbors:
- the LOC118319240 gene encoding uncharacterized protein LOC118319240: protein MGRRVADPTNPVPALGVPLAGGRWGPLCSVGVQTSPGLRILPSIKRHSSQPTNTHHPITVTADKTTTGETRGVTKSESNSLPLSKETSQNEINSLTHDDMGSQGSGSGVYCQIKSIRTNPKDTIGKKTARYTNGSVVASDVVGGVCTETTEGKEPACERRRVQSLRGEGHRSVLKTGSVCTAVHATPPRPCRVMTNSPARLCGTCGRRRSQITPCTGACRRRAVNQITASQTLPNPPRKESVAPNQSKKDFVLDSQSNTKKTDTANTHTSLKTSQIPQLSHTIPKTHSSHSNHTSHSQNKTTESKQQTRPHSADLTHCKDSATQTTDTHTDTGKTTATAHEQQEHAPPAEVPVPHSTDKHKHNTAKMQQADEHTHQHAIVRITSKPAAPSLNSDSKSTNNPPLPPKNSPKTSHSKPSTPVAQTKNTQETTSIPKRTSSERIRLKDYTKQESKSFDDHTLPCRTHIKAQCNGAPGGLVAGHTGNAPRGIERQLQSVEENLLSNQEKIKVLLNVIQDLEKSKALSEGRSSYRTGQDINNCPTCQKTACIIYSVEHDFRQQEGRLQGVMETLEGEYDLPAPALTKPTQAPSSRPGTKARVKKLRKKCFWWL from the exons ATGGGCAGGAGGGTGGCTGACCCAACCAATCCGGTGCCTGCACTCGGGGTACCCCTGGCGGGGGGGCGATGGGGCCCGCTGTGCAGTGTCGGGGTGCAGACGTCGCCCGGACTGCGAATTCTCCCCTCCATCAAACGCCACAGCAGCCAGCCAACCAACACACATCACCCCATAACCGTGACAGCAGACAAAACAACGACAGGAGAGACAAGGGGAGTTACCAAGAGTGAGAGCAACAGTCTGCCATTGTCCAAGGAGACATCTCAGAACGAGATCAACAGCCTGACACACGACGACATGGGGTCACAAGGGTCAGGCAGCGGAGTTTACTGCCAGATCAAAAGTATACGGACAAACCCCAAGGACACAATAGGCAAAAAGACAGCTCGGTATACAAATGGCAGTGTAGTAGCATCTGATGTGGTGGGAGGGGTTTGCACTGAGACCACAGAAGGTAAAGAGCCGGCCTGTGAGAGGAGAAGGGTGCAGTCACTGCGCGGGGAAGGCCATCGTTCAGTATTAAAGACGGGGAGCGTTTGTACAGCCGTGCACGCCACCCCACCTCGGCCCTGTCGAGTGATGACGAATTCCCCGGCTCGCCTGTGTGGGACTTGTGGGAGGAGACGATCACAGATCACACCGTGCACAGGCGCATGTCGCAGGAGGGCTGTCAATCAGATCACAGCCAGCCAGACTCTACCTAATCCGCCAAGGAAAGAGTCTGTGGCCCCCAACCAGTCCAAAAAAGACTTTGTTCTGGACTCTCAGTCTAACaccaaaaagacagacacagcaaacacacatacatcactCAAAACGTCTCAGATACCACAGCTGTCACACACTATACCGAAGACGCACAGCTCACATTCCAACCACACATCACACagtcagaacaaaacaacagaatcaaAGCAACAGACAAGGCCACATTCTGCAGACTTGACTCATTGCAAGGACTCAGCCACACaaacgacagacacacacactgacacaggcaAGACCACAGCTACCGCACATGAACAACAAGAACACGCACCACCTGCAGAGGTGCCAGTACCACAttcaactgacaaacacaagcaTAACACGGCTAAAATGCAGCAAGcggatgaacacacacaccaacacgcaATAGTTCGTATCACATCCAAACCTGCAGCTCCCTCCCTTAACAGTGACTCGAAATCGACCAACAACCCACCTCTCCCACCAAAAAACTCTCCGAAAACCTCTCACTCCAAACCGTCCACACCTGTGGCACAGACCAAAAACACCCAGGAGACTACAAGTATTCCCAAACGGACATCCTCCGAGCGGATCAGACTCAAGGACTACACAAAACAGGAGAGCAAATCGTTCGACGACCACACACTGCCTTGTAGGACTCATATAAAAGCACAATGTAACGGGGCTCCAGGAGGATTGGTGGCTGGACACACAGGGAATGCGCCACGGGGCATAGAGAGGCAGCTGCAGAGTGTGGAGGAGAACCTGCTGTCAAATCAGGAGAAGATCAAGGTGCTTCTCAACGTCATCCAAGACCTGGAAAAGAGCAAGGCCCTCAGCGAAGG cCGCAGCTCGTACAGAACCGGTCAGGACATTAACAACTGCCCCACCTGCCAAAAGACAGCCTGCATCATCTACAG